From one Acidimicrobiales bacterium genomic stretch:
- the grpE gene encoding nucleotide exchange factor GrpE has translation MTAHEPDLGTEPAVPQEEPPRPHGDEAGDLAAPGGDTGPAGPDGPPEDGLSEVPAPPTADDVDVPRLLEERAEYLDAYQRTRAEFENYKKRVMARQADEVARAAESIVDKLLPVLDACESAIDHGHRDVEPVFAALLGTLEKEGLTRVHPGAEPFDPNLHEAVIHEPGEGGESVVVEVLRTGYTWKGRLLRPAMVKVKG, from the coding sequence ATGACCGCCCACGAGCCGGATCTCGGCACCGAGCCGGCGGTGCCGCAGGAGGAGCCGCCGCGCCCGCACGGCGACGAGGCCGGCGACCTGGCCGCGCCCGGTGGCGACACCGGGCCGGCCGGGCCGGACGGCCCGCCGGAGGACGGGCTCTCCGAGGTGCCGGCGCCGCCCACCGCCGACGACGTCGACGTGCCCCGCCTGCTCGAGGAGCGGGCCGAGTACCTCGACGCCTACCAGCGGACCAGGGCCGAGTTCGAGAACTACAAGAAGCGGGTGATGGCCCGCCAGGCCGACGAGGTCGCCCGCGCCGCCGAGTCCATCGTCGACAAGCTGCTGCCCGTGCTCGACGCCTGCGAGAGCGCCATCGACCACGGCCACCGCGACGTCGAGCCGGTGTTCGCGGCGCTGCTCGGGACCCTCGAGAAGGAGGGGCTCACCCGCGTGCACCCCGGCGCCGAGCCGTTCGACCCGAACCTCCACGAGGCCGTGATCCACGAGCCCGGCGAGGGCGGGGAGAGCGTCGTGGTCGAGGTGCTGCGCACGGGCTACACCTGGAAGGGTCGGCTGCTCCGGCCGGCCATGGTGAAGGTCAAGGGGTAA